AATTCTTTTTCTAACTTCTCTTATCTCTCTCACGTTCTTTACCTTGCCCGCACTTAAATCAAAGCGCAATAATCTTAGCTTGTCTTTTGATTCATTAAGCAATTTTTTCAATTCTGATTTCGACTTTTTTTTAATTTCAGC
This window of the Patescibacteria group bacterium genome carries:
- the rpmC gene encoding 50S ribosomal protein L29, which encodes MKVAEIKKKSKSELKKLLNESKDKLRLLRFDLSAGKVKNVREIREVRKRIARILTILKEVK